GGAGGGCGAGTGAAAGaaggaaatcagaaagaaagggagttaacaaaataataaaaacagcctGAGCCACGGCTGGAGAGACCGAGACCCGGCGCAAGAGAGCGCAGCCTTAGTAGGAGAGGAACGCGAGACGCGGCAGAGCGCGCTCAGCTCTGActtttgctgctgcttctgctttttttttttcttagaaacaagAAGGCGCCAGCGGCAGCCTCACACGCGAGCGCCACGCGAGGCTCCCGAAGCCAACCCgcgaagggaggaggggagggaggaggaggcgaCGTACAGGGAGGAGAAAAAGCATTTTCACCTTCTTTGCTCCCACTCTAAGAAGTCTCCCGGggattttgtatatattttttaacttcccTCAGGGCTCCCGTTtcatctttcctcttctttccctctctgttcCTGCACCCAAGTCCTCTCTGTGTCACCCTCGCGCGCCCCGCACCTCGCGTCCCCACTCGCTCTGATTCCGCCGCTCCTTGGCCGCCGCTGCGCATGGAAAGCTCTGCCAAGATGGAGAGCGGCGGCGCCGGCCAGCAGCCCCAGCCGCAGCCCCAGCCGCAGCCCCAGCCGCAGCCCCAGCCGCAGCCCCAGCCGCAGCCCCAGCAGCCCTTCCTGCCGCCCGCAGCCTGTTTCTTTGCCACCGCAGCAGCCGCGGCGGCCGCGGCAGCCGCAGCGGCCGCGCAGAGcgcgcagcagcagcagcagcagcaacagcagcaggcGCCGCAGCTGAGACCGGCGGCCGACGGCCAGCCCTCAGGGGGCGGTCACAAGTCAGCGCCCAAGCAAGTCAAGCGACAGCGCTCGTCTTCGCCCGAACTGATGCGCTGCAAACGCCGGCTCAACTTCAGCGGCTTTGGCTACAGCCTGCCGCAGCAGCAGCCGGCCGCCGTGGCGCGCCGCAACGAGCGCGAGCGCAACCGCGTCAAGTTGGTTAACCTGGGCTTTGCCACCCTTCGGGAGCACGTCCCCAACGGCGCGGCCAACAAGAAGATGAGTAAGGTGGAGACACTGCGCTCTGCCGTCGAGTACATTCGCGCGCTGCAGCAGCTGCTGGATGAGCATGACGCGGTGAGCGCCGCCTTCCAGGCTGGCGTCCTGTCGCCCACCATCTCCCCCAACTACTCCAACGACTTGAACTCCATGGCCGGCTCGCCGGTCTCATCCTACTCCTCGGACGAGGGCTCTTACGACCCGCTCAGCCCCGAGGAGCAGGAGCTGCTCGACTTCACCAACTGGTTCTGAGGGGCTGGCCTGGTCAGGCCCTGGTGCGAAAGGACTTTGGAAGCAGGTAGGTTGCATTTTGGGGCGGGCGGGGGAGGGGTATTCTTGCCTTAGTCCTCCCTCTGAGTGTCTGTGGAAGTGCGGATGTCTCCAAGGAGATGGgggaatttttatttaaaggatTTGTGAAAGTTAGTCGATTTCAAGTCCTAGTTTGTTAGTTTCAGCACTGGCCTCTGAAAATGGCTTTGCCCAGGTCTCCAA
The Rhinopithecus roxellana isolate Shanxi Qingling chromosome 10, ASM756505v1, whole genome shotgun sequence DNA segment above includes these coding regions:
- the ASCL1 gene encoding achaete-scute homolog 1, translated to MFLNLNHNLLQFLGSPKNPKRIIVRRGRKQEKSSPTPSSPRHRSYASFSAQTLPCALLQVLSRIQGNFTPNLSTYTPQFLEPFVPPVTPPTPFLKPPPAAARPERAACLFSRESETRRRQRQPHTRAPREAPEANPRREEGREEEATYREEKKHFHLLCSHSKKSPGDFQPQPQPQPQQPFLPPAACFFATAAAAAAAAAAAAAQSAQQQQQQQQQQAPQLRPAADGQPSGGGHKSAPKQVKRQRSSSPELMRCKRRLNFSGFGYSLPQQQPAAVARRNERERNRVKLVNLGFATLREHVPNGAANKKMSKVETLRSAVEYIRALQQLLDEHDAVSAAFQAGVLSPTISPNYSNDLNSMAGSPVSSYSSDEGSYDPLSPEEQELLDFTNWF